A window of Littorina saxatilis isolate snail1 linkage group LG7, US_GU_Lsax_2.0, whole genome shotgun sequence contains these coding sequences:
- the LOC138971278 gene encoding monocarboxylate transporter 12-like isoform X1, with protein MSTKRTQDTNVNTLIHKSNDASNTVTENSSTESHLHKMNGSSNNAPSLDELRSNSKDDQVNVIAGEEVDEENKMMVDNNEDTVHSGLPVDRGWAWVIMTAQFVLTFLMVGYGRALSMFFLEFIDLFQVSVTMATVTLGIMTAFFGVGNVVVSNALLPRMEARTIVLIGTITSTVFVALSSLATSIVFIIITHCFISFSHALMYIPSVTLLGHYFNTRRSFAMSVANCGVSVSALVFPPLTQHLITSFGARGALLLVAGLQMQAVIAATLLRPVSFYERKKGVETRKESPTELENHEAVKSAHEGTESGSNLDVQKATTRLLGDSDRPEVGDSVAWKKSTDFEIEKLLLSTSVPEKSIFSSSDPERFSSVEVLNVQNTHLNGVAANRNYARQHSCPHNSHTGSGVHHRVTAEPLNKTSVYSTSLVDVCGSAVDISVTVLPLSDPDTDTDSDDGKGIDNRGCCRKGLSVVLSIFDVALFRNWMFRLIVTYVPLGLMAGFIGFYFPSLGVGQGLPRPQAALLLTVVGGVDLCSRLVLGYLADLNKVKRTHIVILCMTVLGIAAQFCRFYTNFGLLAMFAVIYGLFGGACQNLFAVVIIDLLGLANLGKVMGLVLLLNSVSASLMHPVIGAMVDLSGTFVVPFNFVGGCLFLSAGILLLEPFANRLEKKRLQRLDKDDTSDKSGPLAI; from the exons ATGTCAACAAAAAGGACACAAGATACCAATGTTAATACACTAATTCATAAAAGCAACGATGCTTCAAACACTGTTACAGAGAACTCAAGCACTGAATCACATTTGCACAAAATGAACGGAAGTTCCAACAATGCCCCGTCACTAGATGAGCTGCGGTCAAACAGCAAAGATGACCAGGTGAATGTCATCGCCGGCGAAGAGGTTGATGAAGAGAACAAAATGATGGTGGATAACAATGAGGACACTGTGCATTCTGGATTACCTGTGGACAGAGGCTGGGCATGGGTGATAATGACAG CCCAGTTCGTGCTGACGTTTCTGATGGTGGGCTATGGACGTGCACTGTCCATGTTCTTCTTGGAGTTCATCGACCTCTTCCAGGTCTCTGTCACCATGGCAACCGTTACCCTTGGAATCATGACCGCATTCTTCGGGGTCGGCA ATGTCGTGGTGTCCAACGCGCTGTTGCCTCGCATGGAGGCGCGAACAATAGTGCTGATAGGGACTATCACTTCCACAGTCTTCGTGGCTCTCTCCTCGCTGGCTACAAGCATTGTCTTCATCATCATTACCCATTGCTTCATCA GTTTCTCTCACGCGCTGATGTACATTCCAAGCGTAACGCTTCTGGGCCACTACTTCAACACTCGCCGATCTTTTGCCATGTCTGTGGCCAACTGTGGAGTGAGTGTCTCCGCCCTGGTCTTCCCTCCCCTCACCCAGCACCTCATCACCTCATTCGGCGCACGAGGTGCCCTCCTCTTGGTCGCTGGTCTTCAGATGCAAGCGGTGATCGCTGCCACTTTGCTGAGACCGGTCTCCTTctacgaaagaaagaagggggtAGAAACTAGAAAGGAAAGCCCAACAGAGTTGGAAAACCACGAGGCCGTGAAGTCCGCACACGAGGGGACAGAATCTGGATCCAATCTGGACGTTCAAAAAGCGACAACTCGCCTATTGGGCGATTCTGACCGACCAGAAGTCGGCGACAGCGTGGCTTGGAAGAAGTCAACAGACTTTGAAATCGAAAAACTCCTTCTGTCCACGTCTGTCCCAGAAAAATCCATCTTCTCCAGCTCTGACCCTGAGCGGTTTTCTTCCGTGGAGGTCTTGAACGTTCAGAATACTCACCTGAACGGCGTGGCTGCCAACAGAAACTATGCACGCCAACACAGCTGTCCACACAACAGTCACACAGGTTCAGGAGTTCACCACAGAGTGACTGCAGAACCGCTGAACAAAACAAGTGTGTATTCCACCTCCCTGGTTGACGTTTGCGGCTCTGCTGTGGATATTTCTGTGACTGTTTTGCCATTGTCGGATCCGGATACGGATACGGACTCGGATGACGGGAAAGGGATCGACAACAGAGGTTGTTGCCGAAAAGGCTTGTCTGTGGTGTTGTCCATTTTTGATGTGGCCTTGTTCAGAAATTGGATGTTCCGCTTGATAGTGACTTACGTGCCCCTTGGTTTGATGGCTGGCTTCATCGGGTTTTACTTCCCTTCTCTTGGG GTAGGACAAGGGTTACCACGCCCCCAGGCCGCTCTGTTGCTGACGGTGGTGGGAGGGGTGGACCTGTGTAGCCGCCTGGTCCTGGGCTACCTGGCTGACCTCAACAAGGTCAAGCGAACTCACATCGTCATTCTCTGCATGACGGTCCTGGGCATTGCTGCTCAGTTCTGCAG GTTCTACACAAACTTCGGTCTTCTTGCGATGTTCGCAGTGATCTACGGGCTCTTCGGAGGAGCCTGTCAGAACCTGTTCGCTGTCGTGATCATCGATCTCCTGGGTCTGGCCAATCTGGGAAAGGTCATGGGGCTCGTCCTGCTCCTAAACTCTGTCTCGGCCTCCCTCATGCATCCCGTCATAG GAGCAATGGTGGATCTCTCTGGCACCTTCGTCGTCCCATTCAACTTTGTGGGCGGCTGCTTGTTTCTGTCTGCGGGCATACTTCTGCTTGAGCCTTTTGCGAACCgcttggaaaaaaaaagactgCAGAGACTTGATAaagatgacacaagtgacaagaGTGGTCCGCTGGCAATTTAA
- the LOC138971280 gene encoding uncharacterized protein: MILTAIIFCVPFTLLGMTSAEPKLSLTATHDVTFTCDMSGFEGKMAHLLSLQIVKKRSGDRNVVFAFVDHSGVKPANHLGDIHPYHQLDGNFSIWRKRDSWLKLTIFKIDPNEDGVYACQIHHTAHPADTWIVTWERTVVVDTSDEAAPPRHPKGFSVSVRRSVHAVCEYEAPGNPPNSIKPVSYSALVKEDGTELASWSNNSANHITESRVSTIFVSVERMETSWKIIFEIPRNKCEESWKCHCTVQSFSDSSLTSSSQILPQHSCPHFAVGKKDPLPTSVPTKYNAVNTAGDAPLKHFTLGIFASVAVVVIIVAIVGLVIFCRKRAKRALCKTQRHTPAVDIDLSGQREPLTGQATTTTDTEDVDVDNDQKRQSLLSDSSDKVSVASSVLDLLQVRQETSNV, encoded by the coding sequence ATGATTCTTACTGCCATCATCTTCTGTGTCCCCTTCACATTACTGGGAATGACGTCAGCGGAACCCAAGCTGTCACTCACTGCCACTCATGACGTCACTTTCACTTGCGACATGTCTGGGTTTGAAGGGAAAATGGCACATCTTTTGAGCCTGCAGATCGTCAAGAAACGCAGTGGTGACAGAAATGTTGTGTTCGCCTTCGTTGATCACAGCGGAGTAAAGCCCGCCAACCATCTCGGAGATATTCACCCATATCACCAATTGGACGGTAATTTTTCTATCTGGCGGAAGCGAGACTCCTGGCTAAAGCTAACTATTTTCAAGATCGATCCGAATGAGGATGGGGTGTACGCTTGCCAGATCCATCATACAGCTCACCCCGCTGACACTTGGATTGTCACCTGGGAACGGACCGTGGTTGTGGACACTTCTGACGAAGCAGCGCCACCGAGACATCCCAAAGGATTCAGTGTGTCCGTTCGTAGAAGCGTACATGCTGTCTGTGAGTATGAAGCGCCAGGAAACCCGCCGAACAGCATAAAGCCGGTATCATATTCTGCTCTCGTGAAAGAGGATGGAACTGAATTAGCGTCATGGTCGAACAACAGCGCGAATCATATTACCGAAAGTAGAGtttcaacgatttttgtttCGGTTGAAAGGATGGAGACATCCTGGAAAATAATTTTCGAAATTCCCAGAAACAAGTGCGAGGAATCTTGGAAGTGCCACTGTACTGTTCAGTCTTTTTCAGATAGTTCTCTCACGTCTTCTTCGCAGATCCTCCCACAACACAGTTGCCCTCACTTCGCTGTTGGTAAAAAAGATCCATTACCAACATCAGTACCTACGAAATACAACGCCGTAAACACTGCTGGAGATGCACCGCTGAAGCACTTTACTCTTGGAATCTTCGCCTCTGTCGCTGTCGTAGTCATCATAGTCGCCATCGTCGGACTAGtgattttttgcagaaagaGAGCCAAGCGGGCTCTTTGCAAGACACAACGTCACACGCCAGCAGTAGATATTGATCTCAGCGGACAACGAGAACCGTTGACTGGTCAGGCTACAACAACAACTGACACAGAAGACGTGGATGTTGACAATGACCAGAAACGACAGAGCTTGTTGTCTGACAGCAGTGACAAAGTGAGTGTCGCCAGTTCAGTGCTTGATCTGCTTCAGGTGCGTCAAGAAACTTCCAACGTCTAA
- the LOC138971278 gene encoding monocarboxylate transporter 12-like isoform X2, which produces MNGSSNNAPSLDELRSNSKDDQVNVIAGEEVDEENKMMVDNNEDTVHSGLPVDRGWAWVIMTAQFVLTFLMVGYGRALSMFFLEFIDLFQVSVTMATVTLGIMTAFFGVGNVVVSNALLPRMEARTIVLIGTITSTVFVALSSLATSIVFIIITHCFISFSHALMYIPSVTLLGHYFNTRRSFAMSVANCGVSVSALVFPPLTQHLITSFGARGALLLVAGLQMQAVIAATLLRPVSFYERKKGVETRKESPTELENHEAVKSAHEGTESGSNLDVQKATTRLLGDSDRPEVGDSVAWKKSTDFEIEKLLLSTSVPEKSIFSSSDPERFSSVEVLNVQNTHLNGVAANRNYARQHSCPHNSHTGSGVHHRVTAEPLNKTSVYSTSLVDVCGSAVDISVTVLPLSDPDTDTDSDDGKGIDNRGCCRKGLSVVLSIFDVALFRNWMFRLIVTYVPLGLMAGFIGFYFPSLGVGQGLPRPQAALLLTVVGGVDLCSRLVLGYLADLNKVKRTHIVILCMTVLGIAAQFCRFYTNFGLLAMFAVIYGLFGGACQNLFAVVIIDLLGLANLGKVMGLVLLLNSVSASLMHPVIGAMVDLSGTFVVPFNFVGGCLFLSAGILLLEPFANRLEKKRLQRLDKDDTSDKSGPLAI; this is translated from the exons ATGAACGGAAGTTCCAACAATGCCCCGTCACTAGATGAGCTGCGGTCAAACAGCAAAGATGACCAGGTGAATGTCATCGCCGGCGAAGAGGTTGATGAAGAGAACAAAATGATGGTGGATAACAATGAGGACACTGTGCATTCTGGATTACCTGTGGACAGAGGCTGGGCATGGGTGATAATGACAG CCCAGTTCGTGCTGACGTTTCTGATGGTGGGCTATGGACGTGCACTGTCCATGTTCTTCTTGGAGTTCATCGACCTCTTCCAGGTCTCTGTCACCATGGCAACCGTTACCCTTGGAATCATGACCGCATTCTTCGGGGTCGGCA ATGTCGTGGTGTCCAACGCGCTGTTGCCTCGCATGGAGGCGCGAACAATAGTGCTGATAGGGACTATCACTTCCACAGTCTTCGTGGCTCTCTCCTCGCTGGCTACAAGCATTGTCTTCATCATCATTACCCATTGCTTCATCA GTTTCTCTCACGCGCTGATGTACATTCCAAGCGTAACGCTTCTGGGCCACTACTTCAACACTCGCCGATCTTTTGCCATGTCTGTGGCCAACTGTGGAGTGAGTGTCTCCGCCCTGGTCTTCCCTCCCCTCACCCAGCACCTCATCACCTCATTCGGCGCACGAGGTGCCCTCCTCTTGGTCGCTGGTCTTCAGATGCAAGCGGTGATCGCTGCCACTTTGCTGAGACCGGTCTCCTTctacgaaagaaagaagggggtAGAAACTAGAAAGGAAAGCCCAACAGAGTTGGAAAACCACGAGGCCGTGAAGTCCGCACACGAGGGGACAGAATCTGGATCCAATCTGGACGTTCAAAAAGCGACAACTCGCCTATTGGGCGATTCTGACCGACCAGAAGTCGGCGACAGCGTGGCTTGGAAGAAGTCAACAGACTTTGAAATCGAAAAACTCCTTCTGTCCACGTCTGTCCCAGAAAAATCCATCTTCTCCAGCTCTGACCCTGAGCGGTTTTCTTCCGTGGAGGTCTTGAACGTTCAGAATACTCACCTGAACGGCGTGGCTGCCAACAGAAACTATGCACGCCAACACAGCTGTCCACACAACAGTCACACAGGTTCAGGAGTTCACCACAGAGTGACTGCAGAACCGCTGAACAAAACAAGTGTGTATTCCACCTCCCTGGTTGACGTTTGCGGCTCTGCTGTGGATATTTCTGTGACTGTTTTGCCATTGTCGGATCCGGATACGGATACGGACTCGGATGACGGGAAAGGGATCGACAACAGAGGTTGTTGCCGAAAAGGCTTGTCTGTGGTGTTGTCCATTTTTGATGTGGCCTTGTTCAGAAATTGGATGTTCCGCTTGATAGTGACTTACGTGCCCCTTGGTTTGATGGCTGGCTTCATCGGGTTTTACTTCCCTTCTCTTGGG GTAGGACAAGGGTTACCACGCCCCCAGGCCGCTCTGTTGCTGACGGTGGTGGGAGGGGTGGACCTGTGTAGCCGCCTGGTCCTGGGCTACCTGGCTGACCTCAACAAGGTCAAGCGAACTCACATCGTCATTCTCTGCATGACGGTCCTGGGCATTGCTGCTCAGTTCTGCAG GTTCTACACAAACTTCGGTCTTCTTGCGATGTTCGCAGTGATCTACGGGCTCTTCGGAGGAGCCTGTCAGAACCTGTTCGCTGTCGTGATCATCGATCTCCTGGGTCTGGCCAATCTGGGAAAGGTCATGGGGCTCGTCCTGCTCCTAAACTCTGTCTCGGCCTCCCTCATGCATCCCGTCATAG GAGCAATGGTGGATCTCTCTGGCACCTTCGTCGTCCCATTCAACTTTGTGGGCGGCTGCTTGTTTCTGTCTGCGGGCATACTTCTGCTTGAGCCTTTTGCGAACCgcttggaaaaaaaaagactgCAGAGACTTGATAaagatgacacaagtgacaagaGTGGTCCGCTGGCAATTTAA